In one window of Thalassophryne amazonica chromosome 9, fThaAma1.1, whole genome shotgun sequence DNA:
- the camk2a gene encoding calcium/calmodulin-dependent protein kinase type II subunit alpha, whose protein sequence is MCDPAVTAFEPEALGNLVEGLDFHRFYFENLWSKNSKPVHTTILNPHIHLVGDEAACIAYIRVTQYIDANGTPRTAQSEETRVWHRRDGKWQIVHFHRSGSASTLSN, encoded by the exons ATGTGCGACCCTGCTGTGACAGCATTCGAGCCAGAGGCGTTGGGGAACCTGGTTGAAGGCCTGGACTTCCACCGTTTCTACTTTGAAAACT TGTGGTCCAAGAACAGTAAACCGGTTCACACCACCATCCTGAATCCTCACATCCACCTGGTCGGGGATGAGGCGGCGTGCATCGCTTACATCAGAGTGACGCAGTACATCGATGCCAACGGGACGCCTCGCACCGCCCAGTCCGAGGAGACCAGGGTGTGGCACCGCCGGGACGGGAAGTGGCAGATTGTCCATTTCCACCGTTCAGGCTCCGCCTCTACTCTCAGCAA CTAA